The DNA window GGAAGACCCTTCATTTTTGCAATTTATTTTTCAAAATTATCACGACCGTTTTAACCAATTGGTTGAAACCATTGATGCAATAGCATTTAAAAAAATGGATGAACGCCTTTTATATTGGTTAAGAAAAAAATCGGCCATTTATCAAAACAATATCATTCCCATCACACACGAAGAATTGTCAAAAGAATTAAATACCTCGAGGGTGGTGGTATCGCGACTCTTGAAAAAACTCGAACAAGATGGGGTGTTGTTATTAAAAAGAAATGAAATTGTTCTTTTGTAACTTTCATTACAAAGTTTTCATGACAAATAGTGTTTTTTTGCAAAAACAGTTATGGAATTAGCCGGTTATATAGCTTCTTTGCTCATAGGAATCTCTCTTGGCATTATTGGAAGCGGAGGAAGCATTCTTACCGTTCCTGTTTTGGTGTATCTATTTAATGTTGACCCAGTGTTGGCAACTGCTTATTCTTTGTTTATTGTTGGATCAACAGCGCTTGCCGGTTTTTTCACCTATTTAAAAAGCAAATTATTTGACTTTAAAGTGGCTCTTTTCTTCGGGCTTCCATCGTTGGTTGCCGTTTTTCTGACAAGAAAATACATAATTCCGGCCATACCCGACGTAATTTTTGAAACATCATCGGGTTTTCAACTTACCAAAGGATCTTTGTTGCTTTTCATTTTTGCCATTTTGATGGTACTTTCTTCCTACAAAATGATCCGGTCAAAAAACGAACAAAACCCCGATCCGGAGCTTTCTAATGAGAAAAAAAGCAAGTATTATTATTGGTTTGTCTTGGCCGAAGGTTTAGTGGTAGGAACACTGACCGGTATGGTTGGTGCCGGTGGTGGTTTTTTAATCATTCCTGCCCTTGTATTGATTACAAAACTGCCGATGAAAAAAGCCGTTGGGACCTCTTTGCTGATCATTGCCATAAAATCACTGACAGGACTGCTTGGCGAACCCAATCTTTTAGCGTTTGATTGGGTGTTTTTGTTGAGTGTTACAGCTATTGCCATTGCAGGAATTTTAATAGGCAAAGCTCTGGCCAATAAAATTCCTTCCAAGCATCTCAAACCGGCTTTTGGTTGGTTTGTGTTGATTCTGGGATTGCTTATGATTGCCAAAGAGGCCTTTTTTTGATTTTTTATGAATTCTTTGTAACCGTAGTTACAAATTATTGTTTAATCTATTCCTATCTTTGCTATAAACATTAAAAAAATTAAAACTATGAAAATCGAACAAATTTGGACGGGTTGCCTGGCTCAAGGAGCATATTATATTGTTTCAGGCAACGAAGCTGCCATCATTGATCCGCTTCGCGAAACCAAACCGTATCTAGAAAGATTAGAAAAAGACAATGTAAAACTTAAGTACATTTTCGAAACTCATTTTCACGCCGATTTTGTAAGCGGTCATTTGGACCTTAGCAAAAAAACCGGTGCACCCATTGTTTATGGACCCGGAGCCGCCTGTGAGTTTGATTGTATTAAAGCACAGGATGGCCAAATTTTTGAAATCGGACAAGTGAAAATCAAAGTAATTCACACTCCGGGGCACACTCCCGAAAGTGTTTGTTATTTGTTGATCGACGAAAACGGTAAAGAAAAAGCTTTGTTTACCGGCGACACTTTGTTTTTGGGTGACGTGGGCCGCCCCGATCTGGCACAAGGCGTAACACAACGTTCTAAAGAAGAACTGGCCGGGTGGCTATATGACAGCATTTACAACAAAATTTTACCCTTGCCCGACGATATTATCATTTATCCTGCCCATGGAGCCGGATCGGCTTGCGGCAAAAACATGATGAGTATAACCTACGACACTCTGGGCAATCAGAAAAAAGTAAATTATGCCCTCAACCAGCCAAGCAAAGAGGCCTTTATTGAAGCCGTATTGGATGGTCTGCCCGAGCCTCCCGGATATTTTAAATATAACGTTGAAATGAACAAAAAAGGCTACTCAAGTGTTGATGAAGTGATAAATCAAGGTATGCGTAAATTGAGTGTGGAAGAATTTGAAACCGTGGCCGAAAGTGTCAGACCGGTAATTTTGGACACCAGAAAAGCTGAAGATTTTGCCAAAGGATTTATTCCAAATTCGATAAATATCGGACTCAATGGTGATTTTGCCCCCTGGGTGGGAACTTTGATTGTGGATGTAAAACATCCTATCTTGCTTGTTACCGAACCGGGCAAAGAAGAAGAATCGGTTGTGCGCTTAAGCCGCGTAGGTTTTGACAACGTGCTCGGACATCTCGATGGCGGGTTTGAAGCTTGGAAAAAAGCAGGCAAAGAAATTGACAAAGTCAACCGTATAACGGCTCAACAATTTGCCCAAGAATTCAAACCCGGAGAATCGATTGTTTATGACGTGAGAAAACCCTCAGAATACCGTTTAGGTCATGTAGAAGGCGCCGAAAACAAACCTTTGGCCGAAATCAACGAATGGATCAGAGATATCAACCCCGAAAAACATTTTTACCTTCATTGTGCCGGTGGCTACAGAAGCATGATTGCTGCAAGCATCTTATTGTCGAGGGGTTACCGCAATTTCTCCGAGATTGAAGGAGGTTTTAAGGCCATCTCTGAAACCAAAGTGCCCATTACAACCAAATCCGGCACTACCGCTTAATAAATAGACAAATTTCTTTTTCAAACATCAAGAAAAAACCCGGATAAATATCCGGGTTTTTTTTGGTTTAATCATTGCCAAGATGTTTTTCCTTTTCATTGAACCAAAAAAACAGGAAGTAGAGATATGTGGTTGGGTGCGTACTTTTCGCAACAACCAATTCATTTCTCTTTACGATGGTACTTGTCCGGCGCATTTCCAGATAGTGATCGACTTTCAAAAATATCCCGAAGACATTTTGAAAAAAATTACTACCGGAACTTCTTTGCACATCAAAGGAAATCTGGTACCCTCCCTTGGCAAAGGGCAAAAATCGGAGATTCAGGCCTCACAAATAGAAATTTTGGGCGAATGCCCGGCAGATGAATATCCTTTGCAACCAAAAAAACACAGTTTGGAGTTTCTTCGCGAAATTGCCCATCTTCGATTGCGAACCCAAACATTTGGTTCTGTTTTTCGTATCAGAAGTTTTCTGGCTCAAGCCATTCATCAATTTTTTGGAGAAAAAGGATTTTTTTATTTTCATTCACCCATCATCACCGCTGCCGATTGCGAAGGAGCAGGCGAAATGTTTCGTGTCACCACATTGAATCTTTATGAACTTCCAAAAACTGAAAACGGAGAAATTGACTTCCGTGAAGATTTTTTCGGAAAAGAAGTGATGCTTACTGTTTCTGGTCAACTTGAAGCCGAATTGGCCGCTACGGCACTTTCTAAAGTTTATACGTTTGGTCCTACTTTTCGTGCCGAAAACTCCAACACAACCCGTCATCTTGCAGAGTTTTGGATGATTGAGCCCGAAATGGCATTTGCCGGTCTTCAAGAAAACATGGATTTGGCAGAAGAAATGTTGAAATATCTCATAGCGCGTCTATTGAAAGAATGTTCCGATGATTTGGAATTTTTGGAAAAACGACAACTCGACGAAGAAAAACAAAAACCACAAAAAGACCGCCTCAACATGCCATTAAGGGAAAAACTTCATTTCTGCCTGGAACATTCATTCGAAAGAATCACCTACACCGAAGCCATCGATATTTTATTGAATTCCAATTACCACAAAAAGAAAAAATTTGTTTTTCCGGTTGCCTGGGGCATGGACTTACAATCCGAACACGAACGCTATTTAGTGGAAAAGCATTTCAACAAACCGGTCATCATTACCGATTATCCCAAAGACATCAAGGCCTTTTACATGCGGCTCAACGATGACCAAAAAACCGTAAGGGCTATGGATGTATTGTTTCCCGGAATCGGCGAAATCATTGGTGGTTCGCAACGCGAAGAAAGATACGATATTCTGGTCAAACGCATGCGCGAAATGAACGTTTCCGAAAAAGAAATGTATTGGTATCTCGACATACGCAAGTTTGGTTCGGTGCCACATGCCGGTTTTGGTCTTGGTTTTGAAAGAATGGTGCAATTTGTCACAGGCATGGGCAATATACGGGATGTGATTCCATTTCCAAGAACACCCAAAAATTGTGAGTTTTAATATTTTGGATAAAAAAATCATAAATTCTCTTTCTTTACTCTTGTTACACAAAATTTTTTTTAATTATTTTACGGAAATTATAACCCCTATTTGATTATTGCTATGGCTCGACAAAAATTATCGCTCCAGCAAAAAATGTTGCAAAAACTTTCGCCGCAACAAATACAATTGATGAAGTTAATCCAACTTCCTACGATGGAATTGGAACAACGCATAAAAGAAGAATTGGAAGTTAACCCTGCACTCGACGAAGGTAAAGATGAAGATGAAATCGAACCGATGGAAGAAACACCAAACGAAGACCAAGAAGTAAAAGAATCGTTGGAAGAATTTGATTATGACGAATACATGGACGACGAATACCCCGAATACAAACTCTACCAACCTAAATCAAATGAAGAAGAAAAACAATTACCGATACGCTCTGAAACTTCATTCCGCGAACAATTAGAAACACAGGCGCGCTTAGCCATTA is part of the Vicingaceae bacterium genome and encodes:
- a CDS encoding UPF0721 transmembrane protein, whose product is MELAGYIASLLIGISLGIIGSGGSILTVPVLVYLFNVDPVLATAYSLFIVGSTALAGFFTYLKSKLFDFKVALFFGLPSLVAVFLTRKYIIPAIPDVIFETSSGFQLTKGSLLLFIFAILMVLSSYKMIRSKNEQNPDPELSNEKKSKYYYWFVLAEGLVVGTLTGMVGAGGGFLIIPALVLITKLPMKKAVGTSLLIIAIKSLTGLLGEPNLLAFDWVFLLSVTAIAIAGILIGKALANKIPSKHLKPAFGWFVLILGLLMIAKEAFF
- a CDS encoding MBL fold metallo-hydrolase; amino-acid sequence: MKIEQIWTGCLAQGAYYIVSGNEAAIIDPLRETKPYLERLEKDNVKLKYIFETHFHADFVSGHLDLSKKTGAPIVYGPGAACEFDCIKAQDGQIFEIGQVKIKVIHTPGHTPESVCYLLIDENGKEKALFTGDTLFLGDVGRPDLAQGVTQRSKEELAGWLYDSIYNKILPLPDDIIIYPAHGAGSACGKNMMSITYDTLGNQKKVNYALNQPSKEAFIEAVLDGLPEPPGYFKYNVEMNKKGYSSVDEVINQGMRKLSVEEFETVAESVRPVILDTRKAEDFAKGFIPNSINIGLNGDFAPWVGTLIVDVKHPILLVTEPGKEEESVVRLSRVGFDNVLGHLDGGFEAWKKAGKEIDKVNRITAQQFAQEFKPGESIVYDVRKPSEYRLGHVEGAENKPLAEINEWIRDINPEKHFYLHCAGGYRSMIAASILLSRGYRNFSEIEGGFKAISETKVPITTKSGTTA
- the asnS gene encoding asparagine--tRNA ligase, translated to MFFLFIEPKKQEVEICGWVRTFRNNQFISLYDGTCPAHFQIVIDFQKYPEDILKKITTGTSLHIKGNLVPSLGKGQKSEIQASQIEILGECPADEYPLQPKKHSLEFLREIAHLRLRTQTFGSVFRIRSFLAQAIHQFFGEKGFFYFHSPIITAADCEGAGEMFRVTTLNLYELPKTENGEIDFREDFFGKEVMLTVSGQLEAELAATALSKVYTFGPTFRAENSNTTRHLAEFWMIEPEMAFAGLQENMDLAEEMLKYLIARLLKECSDDLEFLEKRQLDEEKQKPQKDRLNMPLREKLHFCLEHSFERITYTEAIDILLNSNYHKKKKFVFPVAWGMDLQSEHERYLVEKHFNKPVIITDYPKDIKAFYMRLNDDQKTVRAMDVLFPGIGEIIGGSQREERYDILVKRMREMNVSEKEMYWYLDIRKFGSVPHAGFGLGFERMVQFVTGMGNIRDVIPFPRTPKNCEF